A genomic region of Caldalkalibacillus uzonensis contains the following coding sequences:
- a CDS encoding ABC transporter ATP-binding protein — translation MEILRVENVSKIYGKGQTRVTALDNVSFSVNKGEFVAIVGPSGSGKSTLLHILGGVDRPTSGKVLIEETDIYALNETQLAIFRRRQIGLIYQFYNLIPILNVKENVTLPLLLDNRQVDPKRLDELLETLGLKDRVNHLPNQLSGGQQQRVAIGRALINQPALVLADEPTGNLDSKNSKEIIDLLKLSNRLYHQTLLIITHDPQIALQADRMITVEDGRIIKDEVIRT, via the coding sequence ATGGAAATATTGAGAGTGGAAAATGTGTCCAAAATTTATGGGAAAGGCCAGACGCGGGTGACCGCTTTGGACAATGTCTCCTTTTCGGTGAATAAAGGAGAATTTGTGGCCATTGTTGGTCCGTCGGGTTCGGGGAAATCCACCCTTTTACACATTTTGGGCGGGGTGGACCGGCCCACCAGCGGCAAGGTGTTGATTGAGGAGACGGATATCTATGCCCTCAATGAAACGCAGCTGGCCATTTTCAGGCGCCGGCAGATCGGGCTGATTTACCAGTTTTATAATCTGATTCCCATTTTAAATGTCAAAGAAAATGTGACACTGCCCCTTTTGCTGGATAACCGCCAGGTGGATCCCAAGAGACTGGATGAGCTTTTGGAAACGCTGGGCTTAAAAGACAGGGTCAACCATTTGCCCAATCAGCTGTCCGGCGGGCAGCAGCAGCGGGTGGCCATCGGACGGGCCTTGATCAACCAGCCCGCTTTGGTGCTGGCCGACGAGCCCACAGGCAATCTGGACAGCAAAAATTCAAAGGAAATCATTGATTTGCTCAAACTGTCCAACCGGCTGTATCATCAAACCCTGCTGATCATCACCCATGATCCGCAAATTGCTTTGCAGGCGGACCGGATGATCACCGTGGAAGACGGCCGCATCATCAAGGATGAGGTGATCCGGACATGA
- a CDS encoding sensor histidine kinase, with translation MRLAKNPEVVKLLLVLTVLLFLSLMLALSFTLISSHHLEETMLTSQAALIGAVIETYPNAEPGLIQQVKGADEQTIRKGEALLARYGLHVENLLSTSEAVRATARLNAMLYVALAVLVFLALVGLFFLFLRRHYRKIRAISDYLSGIAAGNYALAIRDNDEGELSILRNQIYKITIMLKEQAETLKQDKIRLADSLADISHQLKTPLTSLIVLSDLLEDDPAEEVKEEFLARMRSQLKRMEWLTTSLLKLSRLEAGTVTMKKDSFKIRELIDRVVQALSIPLEIKGHRVEIAGDEGAMMTGDLNWTLEALINILKNHIEHTPEKGMIRIAYEDNPIFTKIITADNGEGIDREDLPYVFNRFYRGKNASEESAGIGLAMAYEIVKQQGGDITVKSEQGEGTQLTITLYKQRI, from the coding sequence GCCTTGAGCTTCACCTTAATCAGCAGCCACCATCTTGAGGAGACGATGCTGACCAGCCAGGCGGCACTGATTGGGGCCGTAATTGAAACGTATCCAAACGCAGAACCTGGCCTGATCCAGCAGGTTAAAGGGGCTGATGAGCAAACGATCCGGAAAGGGGAAGCCTTGTTGGCCCGGTATGGTCTTCATGTTGAAAATCTGTTGTCCACATCAGAGGCTGTAAGGGCCACTGCCCGACTGAATGCCATGCTTTACGTTGCCCTGGCTGTTTTGGTATTTTTGGCCCTCGTTGGCCTTTTTTTTCTTTTTTTACGACGTCATTACAGGAAGATTAGGGCCATCAGTGACTACTTAAGCGGGATTGCGGCAGGAAACTACGCTTTGGCCATCCGGGACAACGATGAGGGGGAGCTCAGCATATTAAGAAATCAAATTTATAAAATCACCATTATGTTAAAGGAGCAGGCCGAAACCTTAAAACAGGATAAAATCCGCCTGGCCGATTCCCTGGCCGACATTTCCCACCAGTTGAAAACGCCCCTTACCTCCCTTATTGTCCTGAGTGATCTTTTGGAGGATGATCCGGCCGAGGAGGTGAAAGAAGAGTTTCTGGCCCGCATGAGGTCGCAGCTGAAGCGGATGGAATGGCTGACCACCTCCTTGCTTAAGCTCTCCCGCCTGGAAGCGGGGACGGTCACCATGAAAAAGGACTCCTTTAAAATAAGGGAATTAATTGACCGGGTTGTACAGGCTTTAAGCATTCCGTTGGAGATTAAAGGGCATCGGGTGGAGATTGCGGGGGATGAAGGAGCCATGATGACAGGGGATTTAAACTGGACCCTTGAGGCGTTGATCAATATTTTGAAAAACCATATCGAACATACGCCGGAGAAAGGCATGATCCGGATCGCTTATGAGGACAATCCCATTTTTACCAAAATCATCACGGCCGATAACGGGGAAGGAATCGACCGGGAGGATCTGCCTTATGTTTTCAACCGGTTTTACCGGGGAAAAAATGCCAGCGAAGAAAGCGCAGGCATTGGCTTGGCCATGGCTTATGAGATTGTCAAACAGCAAGGCGGAGACATCACCGTGAAAAGTGAACAGGGAGAGGGCACCCAATTGACCATCACCTTATATAAACAACGCATCTAA